The Scleropages formosus chromosome 21, fSclFor1.1, whole genome shotgun sequence DNA segment TGAGTCTTgaaggaatacatttttttttttttttttttaatcagacacttttgtccaaagcgacttccaatgaactctatgtagtgttatgagtccacacaccttattcactgcggtgacttacactgctagatacactgcttacactgggtcactcatccatacatcagtggaacacacacactctttctgtgtcactcacacactatgggggaagctgaacagcatgtctttgaagtgtggaaGGAAAACAGTGTCTCGGggggaaactcacacagacacggggagaacacgcaaactccacacagactgagtggggactgaacctatgtcctctcgcaccacccaggtgttgtgagacagcagcactactcgctgtgccaccgtgtcgaATGACACTGATGTGTAATGCCACACTTCCGTTCTCCTCATAGAGGAAAGTGTCTCGCTGAAACAGTGCAAACATGCTGTACTACAGGGGACTGGACTTCAGCCAGTCCGCAGTCACCCTTCCAGTCTCCATTGCATTTACCTGACTTATCCTTCTGGATGGCTTTGTCCTCAAAATAGCGGAACATCACCTGGAAACGGTCAGGGTCAACAGAACGCAGCACCCTGGGAAAAAGCGGTGAGAACcaaatgacaaattttttaaattttcttattttcccttttaacTGCACACATACTGCCACATACTTCTGGAGAGAGAGCCTTGCAAGAAGGACTTGTATTGCACTGCATTGTACCTACTTATCTGCTAGAATGCATCTCAAGCCAGAACATGGATCATATGTGGAAAGGATTTAGTTAAGTATGGGGACACTTGAGACAGGCCACATGTGTGCTTAAAAACTCGCTGGCacaccacatttatttatttatctatctatcgatCGAACAATTTTGTCCACAACAACTTTGAATGTGAAGCAACAATTGACGGTGATTTAGTCATTGacacagttgggtaactttctctggagcagttcaggacaAGTACCCCGTTCCAGAGTACTACAGCATGTGGTGGGCGGCCCTTTTACACGGCacgcagcagctctgaccactactcTGCGTACAATGACAACGGAACTGAAAATCGTTCCATTTTCCCACAACTCCATGTCTTCGTGTTGCGCTGGAGAGGGGAACGGAGCGATTATCTCACTAGATGTTCAAGTGAAGGCGTGCCTCCTGTCGCTATAGCTCCAGACGGTCCGAGGGCCCCGTCGTCACCTTTCCTTCTCTAGCCCGCAGGCCCCGAAATCAAACCGTAACCTCTAACCTCATGCTCTCTAGACCCAGACTTTACTCTCTTAGATTTGGAAGTCCAAGCTGGCTCTTAGGCTCTTCCAAAATATCCTAAAACACAGCTCTTTACTCCCGGTACAAAGTTCGTTACCTCATGTACTCCAGCCGATAAACAGACAGCAGGTAGGTGGACATGGCGAAGTCCAGCTTGTTGATGAGTGCTCCCACCTCAGGAGGGGGGTCCAGCAGGTTGATAATGGTGCTCCTTAAATCATTAAGCTCCGCCTGAGGGGGTCCACAAAGAGACGGGTATGAGCACTAAGGCTTGGCTCGGACTGCTTTGGGATCAATGACTCTGCCGCATGCTGCAGGCTATGAAGGCATTTCGAGGCATTCCTCTTTAGACGTCATAGCACACATCCTTACAGTAACCTTCATGACCAAACAAGTTACGCAGCAGTGATCATTAGCAATTTCTTGACTGCATTAACTAACTATTTTATATAGATCACAGAAACTTATTTCAAGCACCTCTTGTCATTCTCTGTTATAATGACatggtgcagctggtagtgtagtggtttgaggtgctgcctttggacccacaagttcaaatcccaactccagctgtagtaccattgagcaagacacttacctagctgtataagtgggtaaataatagtaagtcgctttggagaaaagtgtcagtgaaatgaattaatgtgatGCAAGACGTTTGGAGCAAGGAATCTGTGGAACCTCACCAGAACCAGGTCTACAAAACATGAGGATTACCCGCAATGTGCCACGTTGCTTCTTCCATCAGCATTTAAACATGCAGTACACATATCTGGGCATATGTCACCAGACAACCACTACTGTATTACGAAGGTGGGAGTTTACCGGGGTGACGGTGTCATTCTTCAGGGCGGAATTGTACTGCAGTTCTGACCTCAGGGGCTCCCCGCTCGGGAAGGTCAGGAGGGGCGACTTGGTGGCAATCTCACATACTCCCTCGTACCACTCCTCTGGCCACAGACCTGCCAAAgattacattttcaaataaagtGACAAAATATAGTCTCAGTAATGCATCTGTCAGTTTCAAAAAGAtttgttttacagcaaaaagCATATTATTCATCTGAAACTTTGGACGTAGTGGGACTGAAAAGCAGCGTTTATGGTGTACTAAAAGGGAAAAGTGAACAAATTTTTCAGTGGTACACTAAAAATGTGATACGCTTCAAATGAGAGGCTGCATGTGAATGAAACAGCACCGTTTTGCCCCCAAAACTAACTGATACGAATTGGTTAGTTAAAACTGAGCTGGCAAATGGACTGCAATCGTGAATGAAGCAGCACTAGAGCACACTGTCAGCACGCTGAGAAATGCTGTGAGCAGAGCCCATGGACCAAGGCTTTACCTGAACCTTCCACAGCAAACCCCATCACCACAGAGTAAAGCCAGAAGTCCCTGAAGAGCTTCTGTAGCCTGGGCCTTGCCTCCTTGATCGGCGGCAGACGTCTGGTCAGCTACAGGGTACAAAACAGGTGACTAAGCCACCAATCTTGAGTGGACACCAGTCAGATGAAGAGAAGAACAACCAATAGATGAGCAAATATGGCAGATGATGCCATCGCTGACAAAAACTTGGAATAATGTCTGAAATGTTACATGTACTTACAGCTGCACCCCATTGTTTGGCATATTACATACTCATGCTTTGTCACATTAATCAAGTTCTcctcttcattatttattacttctACTCCATATATTAGCCTGGATTTTTGTAACTGGTACCAGGGAAGAAGAACTTTGCTACTGTTTCTTTCAACATACTTTTGGACAGAAGAGTTAAACTTCTCAAAGAGATATGGTATTTCTGCGCTATTTGAACTGGACAGTGTTTGTATTGGGAAAGAGGCATCAAAGTTCAGTTAACGGGAACTTCTCTGAAGAGGGTTTCAAAACAGACAGACCGAACAGGCTCCTGTGACCAGGACCAAAGACCAGGTAAGCCTCAAATCATTGTGAATATCTCCAAATCAATCATTAGGGCGCAAAATgggaacaaaattaaatataagtAGGACTTATGTGCTGCAAACAATCCGGTGCTCTCTTTCTGGCTACAGCCTTCTAAAGATCTATGCCAGTTTTTCAGTAGTCAGCTCAAACGTTGAAAATGAAGTGTTTCCTGAAGAGGCACAAGTACCGTAGAGCCTGACATTATTGGAGTAGCTTCACTACACTGTtcaaactgaaacatttacagGGAAGGAGTCAGTATCTCGGTTAAGTGTCTCTGAAAGGTATTCAAACTTTACATTTCTCGTGCTTAAACAAAATTGCATTGACATGCTATGCCTCTGGTCAGTCTTGTCAGGATGTGGCTCCTCAAGCTTGTGGCAGTGTCTTGCCTTCTACCAGCTCCCGCTCATGGAGGAATCAAGGACCTCAGCCTGCACTTCAGCTCTCAGAAGCAGAACCAGTCGGAGCCTCTTGACCTGCGGAGTCTCTCAAACACCAAACTGCTGGACATGGAGGCCATTCCACTGGACTACCACAAGGAGAACACGGTCACCAACGATCTGCCAATAGACGGAATTGAAGATGAAGACTACATTGACTTTGACAAAATTCTTGCAGAGGGCGATGACTATAGCGAAGGTGATGAAATTGACGAGATTGCCACCCCGGCCCCGGATGCGTATCACTCCTCCGAACCCTCCGACCCAAAGGCTCGACGGGCCCGGCTCTTACGCCTCTTCCATGGCCTTTCTCGCATTCAGAGGCTCAGCACGGTCAACGCCCGCTTTGGCTTCAGTCTCTATCGGAGCGTGCGCAACCACCTCAACCAGACAGACAACATCTTGTTGGCTCCGGTGGGTATTTCCATTGCCATGGGGATGATGGCCCTCGGCACGGGGTCTAGCACACACGAGCAGCTCTTCCACACCCTGGGCTTTGCAGACTTTGTCAATGCCAGTTCACATTATGAGGACATCACTGTGCACAAACTCTTCCGGAAACTCACTCACCGGCTCTTCCGCCGCAACTTTGGCTACATGTTGCGCTCTGTCAATGACCTCTATGTGAAGAAAGATATTGCTCTGAAAGAGACCTTTCAACGCAATGTGAAAAACTACTACTTTGCTGAGCCACAGTCTGTGGACTTCAGTGACCCAGGCTTCCTGGAGAAAGCGAACCAGCGAATTCAAAAACTGACCAAAGGTTTGATTAAGGAACCCCTGAAGTATGTAGACCCTAACACGGTAATGATTCTGCTAAACTACCTCTATTTTAAAGGTAAGACATTTGTACTTCTGAAAAACACCACTTTGTCTCCACAGTCTGATTAACTGTACATCACACAGCAATGACCTCCACCAAGCTCTGCGTTAACAAATCTTGAACTGTAAAGACTGAGTTAAAATGAGTGTCCCAGCCGTTCATGTCAAACTTATGGGAAAAGCaagaaacagtgtgtgtgtggacagatTAAACTAACCAGCAGGGGTGAATCTCCAAACAGGTAGTTGGGAGCAGAAGTTCCCAAAAGACATGACACATTACCAGAACTTCCGCATCAACGAGAAACAGCAAGTACGAGTGCCAATGATGCAGAACCGGGGAAACTACCAGGTTGCCGCTGATCATGAGCTGCAGTGCGACATCCTACAGATGCCATACATAGGTAACATCAGCATGCTGGTGGCCATGCCACGGAAGATTTCTGGCATGCGCACGCTGGAAAGAGAGATCTCCCCATCCGTGATAAAGAAATGGCTCAGCAATATGACCAACAGGTAAGTCATGCCATCGACTACAACAACAGTAGGTTTATCCTGGAATACACAGAACTGGCGGTACTGCCACTTTGACGGAATCCAGTGAGACAGGTGCCCCTGGAGGGGGACATCGAAGCAGTGACACAATATACCTTACTTTAACTGTCCTCTTTCTGCTGCCCCACCAACAGGACGAGGGAAGTTATTTTTCCAAAATTCACCCTGGAACAAACATATGATCTGATAGAGGCCCTGAAAGAAATGGGGCTCAAAGACACCTTTGAAGAGAAAGGAGACTTTTCAGGGATGTCACCGGAGAAAATCACAATAAACTGGGTAACAAACTTTAACCATAATAATTTATTCTGATAGGCAGGCTGTCAAAGGAACAGCCACAGTTTAACCTTGAATCGGCGGAATTGTGGCCAGTTCTAATTATGTTTCAGAAACTGTATGAGTCACATAACTTCCTACATCTTTTGaatctgtgttttttgaaaTCACGCAAGAAATAGTTGACCTGGTTGGAGATGACTTTTTCTTGTAAGACATTAACTTTTGGGGCATGGGTAGAATTGAACTCACGGATTGATTGGCTTCTCCTCCCGTTGCAGTTTAAGCACCAGGGAAAAATCACAGTGAATGAGGAGGGGACAGAAGCAGCATCTCTTACCCACGTTGGATTTATGCCCCTGTCTTCTCAAATGCGCTTTATGGTTGACCGCCCTTTCCTCTTCCTCATTTATGAGCATCGCACCAACTGTCTGGTCTTCATGGGTCGAGTGGTAAACCCCACCAAGAACTAGCCCTTTGCTACAGGTTTTTCCTATAAAGAGTTCACAGCAGGCCTACAACTTGTAGCCACATTTCTCTAAAGTAAGTTCAGTCTGGTAGCGCTTCTTGTACAGGAGTTCAAGTGTTCATATCCAGCTGCTGTTAGATAGTGTTGCCACATTAGTTCAAATGGTGGGAGCTACACCTTAACATCTGTGCTGAGAACCGTATCTATTAGCTGCCTTAAATGATAAGACAAATATGACACATTTATTATGATATTAAAAGCACGTTACCATTGGAAACAGGTCATTCTGCAATGCTGCGCAGCTGTTCTTCAAGACAGTAAAGTGTCTTTTATTCAAGTATATAGAAAAATGTGTTCATCtgctttacactgaaaaaatatataccGATTTAGATTCTTAGCAGCCCTCTGCCAGAAAGAGCTCATTTAAGGTTCTCGGAATGCCTTGCATATGACAAATGTTCACATCCTCTCAGCAAAACATGTTCATAAAAAGGAATAATCTCATTTCTACCAAGACCCATTACAGAATTTGTGAGGCTCAAGTGTTGACATAATAAACTTTATATCAACAGCACAGCAAGTCTCCTTGTTTTGCAAGCTCAGTAAATATTTGTCAAACCAGTTAAAGA contains these protein-coding regions:
- the serpind1 gene encoding heparin cofactor 2, coding for MWLLKLVAVSCLLPAPAHGGIKDLSLHFSSQKQNQSEPLDLRSLSNTKLLDMEAIPLDYHKENTVTNDLPIDGIEDEDYIDFDKILAEGDDYSEGDEIDEIATPAPDAYHSSEPSDPKARRARLLRLFHGLSRIQRLSTVNARFGFSLYRSVRNHLNQTDNILLAPVGISIAMGMMALGTGSSTHEQLFHTLGFADFVNASSHYEDITVHKLFRKLTHRLFRRNFGYMLRSVNDLYVKKDIALKETFQRNVKNYYFAEPQSVDFSDPGFLEKANQRIQKLTKGLIKEPLKYVDPNTVMILLNYLYFKGSWEQKFPKDMTHYQNFRINEKQQVRVPMMQNRGNYQVAADHELQCDILQMPYIGNISMLVAMPRKISGMRTLEREISPSVIKKWLSNMTNRTREVIFPKFTLEQTYDLIEALKEMGLKDTFEEKGDFSGMSPEKITINWFKHQGKITVNEEGTEAASLTHVGFMPLSSQMRFMVDRPFLFLIYEHRTNCLVFMGRVVNPTKN